In the genome of Ignavibacteria bacterium, one region contains:
- the rplK gene encoding 50S ribosomal protein L11 yields MAKKITGFIKLQIPAGSATMAPPVGPALGQRGVNGMEFCKQFNARTQDKKGLIIPVVITVYSDKSFTFITKTPPAAVLLLKAAGIEKGSGVPNKNKVAKVTRKQLEEIATTKMADLNARDLNAAVNLIAGTARSMGITVEN; encoded by the coding sequence ATGGCTAAAAAAATAACCGGATTTATTAAATTACAAATTCCTGCCGGCTCTGCAACGATGGCGCCTCCTGTTGGTCCTGCGTTAGGACAAAGAGGGGTAAATGGTATGGAGTTTTGCAAACAGTTCAATGCAAGAACTCAGGATAAGAAAGGTCTTATCATTCCAGTTGTTATAACTGTTTATTCCGATAAATCATTTACGTTTATCACTAAGACACCACCTGCTGCAGTTTTATTGTTGAAAGCTGCCGGAATCGAAAAAGGTTCAGGTGTTCCTAATAAAAATAAAGTTGCTAAGGTAACAAGAAAGCAGCTTGAAGAAATTGCCACAACAAAGATGGCTGACTTAAACGCGAGAGATTTGAATGCAGCAGTTAACCTCATTGCGGGAACTGCAAGAAGCATGGGCATTACAGTAGAAAACTAA
- the secE gene encoding preprotein translocase subunit SecE — MKDKIVAYFEDIFREMKKVSWPKREELIDSTKVVVVTMIIFSVFVYVVDKGISEILKAIF, encoded by the coding sequence ATGAAAGATAAAATTGTTGCTTATTTTGAAGACATCTTCAGAGAGATGAAAAAAGTCTCCTGGCCTAAAAGAGAAGAGCTTATCGATTCAACTAAGGTTGTTGTTGTTACGATGATAATTTTCTCAGTATTTGTTTATGTGGTTGATAAAGGAATCAGCGAAATTTTAAAAGCAATATTTTAA
- a CDS encoding ferritin-like domain-containing protein translates to MAITREELIRLLNEDLSREYQAIIAYVNYSQVLKGAEYMNIAGELEVHAKEELEHAITIAYNVDYLGGMPSVTPVAVKTSEKAKDMLEFDLENERVTIKNYRERVKQCEELGEYAMAEQIREILVQEQDHLVALATALGIDPPRI, encoded by the coding sequence ATGGCAATTACAAGAGAAGAATTAATTAGGTTGTTAAACGAAGACCTTTCGAGAGAGTACCAGGCAATCATTGCTTATGTAAACTATTCTCAGGTATTGAAAGGCGCAGAGTATATGAATATTGCCGGCGAGCTTGAAGTTCATGCAAAGGAAGAATTAGAACATGCAATCACGATTGCATACAACGTTGATTACCTTGGTGGTATGCCTTCTGTAACACCTGTTGCTGTTAAAACTTCCGAGAAAGCAAAAGACATGCTTGAGTTTGATTTGGAAAACGAAAGAGTTACGATTAAAAATTACAGAGAAAGAGTAAAACAATGTGAGGAACTTGGTGAGTACGCGATGGCTGAACAAATCCGCGAGATTTTAGTTCAAGAGCAAGACCATCTTGTTGCACTTGCAACTGCCTTGGGTATTGACCCCCCAAGAATATAA
- a CDS encoding RING finger protein codes for MGNINLNFKNRKPVCEYCQANIKDESFIVHCPECNTPYHIECWTENGGCAVYGCNYKIASKAENVTIESIEDVKTNVQYLINEGRYVDAITECKRLLKTDKRNTDLKKLYNSAVHLINTRTKFLENGDNAFNNRDYKAAEIYYNNAYKYLDDESKEFYSSRLSIIKEKIPLERKRKVRNSILVSFICILILASLGYLYYYFYYLEEERAFSDIERNDNVTDVQMTEMQISKYENFIRKYQQSDLKEKAFEKINYFAGILATNFSDEDWRNAYRYLNKIDEAKSPKTFKDIYNKIYSKAREEFNTKISNVKRLDAQRKFSEAKSQLESAIEIRDMFPNSDLRFNSSSLNYSLSLLNKKISSLSRYASLNEEISQKYEELKKYGETTPVQTPIQISAKVTDYIDPSTVSAKLMDSGRLIAIRTSDVNLRIGENVVLTCSRSGNIEIIDKNNESLSIPLYIQNYTDNTNFADIYSSSENESIRMRIEYLREQRAKIDSLLGLGLKL; via the coding sequence ATGGGAAATATTAACTTAAATTTTAAAAATAGAAAACCTGTCTGCGAGTATTGCCAGGCGAACATAAAAGATGAGTCTTTTATTGTTCATTGTCCTGAATGCAATACTCCGTATCATATCGAATGCTGGACGGAAAACGGAGGGTGTGCTGTATACGGATGTAATTATAAAATTGCAAGTAAAGCAGAGAACGTTACGATTGAATCAATCGAAGACGTTAAAACCAATGTGCAGTATCTTATAAACGAAGGCAGATATGTTGATGCAATCACGGAATGCAAGCGCTTACTAAAAACCGACAAGCGAAATACAGATTTAAAAAAATTATATAACTCCGCAGTTCATTTAATAAATACAAGAACAAAGTTTCTTGAGAACGGGGATAATGCTTTTAACAACCGTGATTATAAGGCTGCTGAAATTTATTATAACAACGCTTATAAATATCTCGATGATGAATCGAAGGAATTTTATTCATCGCGTCTTTCGATAATAAAAGAAAAAATTCCTCTTGAAAGAAAAAGGAAAGTTAGAAATTCGATTCTTGTTAGTTTCATTTGTATTTTGATTCTCGCTTCACTTGGGTATTTATATTATTACTTTTATTATCTCGAAGAAGAAAGAGCATTTTCCGATATAGAAAGGAATGATAACGTTACAGATGTGCAGATGACTGAAATGCAGATTTCGAAATATGAAAACTTCATACGAAAATATCAGCAGAGTGATTTAAAAGAAAAAGCATTTGAAAAGATAAATTATTTTGCGGGTATTCTTGCAACGAATTTTTCTGATGAAGACTGGAGAAATGCTTACAGGTATCTCAATAAAATAGATGAAGCAAAAAGCCCCAAAACATTCAAAGACATTTATAACAAAATTTATTCAAAAGCGAGGGAAGAGTTTAATACAAAGATTTCTAATGTAAAGCGGCTCGATGCTCAAAGAAAGTTTTCCGAGGCAAAATCTCAGCTTGAGTCAGCCATTGAAATCCGGGATATGTTTCCAAATTCGGATTTGAGATTTAATTCAAGCAGTTTGAACTATAGCTTGTCGCTTTTAAATAAAAAAATATCATCTTTGTCCCGATATGCCAGTTTGAATGAAGAAATTTCGCAGAAATATGAGGAGCTTAAAAAATATGGTGAAACTACACCTGTGCAGACACCAATTCAGATTAGCGCTAAAGTGACTGATTACATAGACCCTTCGACTGTTTCTGCAAAATTAATGGATTCAGGCAGGTTAATAGCGATTAGAACGTCAGATGTCAATTTAAGAATTGGTGAAAACGTGGTTTTAACGTGTTCAAGAAGCGGGAATATTGAAATAATTGACAAAAACAACGAAAGTTTATCCATCCCATTATATATCCAAAATTATACAGATAATACGAATTTTGCTGATATTTATAGCTCGTCTGAAAATGAATCGATTAGGATGCGGATTGAATATTTAAGAGAGCAAAGAGCCAAAATTGATAGTTTGCTTGGGCTCGGTTTAAAATTGTAA
- the nusG gene encoding transcription termination/antitermination protein NusG yields the protein MIDDPNSNFRWYAVRIISGHEKKVKAHLDAEIKFENMGDKIRNVLIPEEKVFEVKGGKKKVKLKNFLPGYILIEADLDEKVRKFIANTPSIINVVGTKSIKGQKLEAVPLRSAEVSRIKAILDSETKTEKIDIQLKVGDPVKVTSGPFNNFSGNVLEVNLEKMKLKVMVSIFGRKTPIELDFTEVEKEK from the coding sequence ATGATTGATGACCCGAATAGTAATTTCAGATGGTATGCAGTCAGAATAATATCAGGACACGAAAAGAAAGTTAAAGCGCACCTCGATGCAGAAATTAAGTTTGAGAATATGGGCGACAAGATTCGCAACGTTCTTATTCCCGAAGAAAAAGTTTTTGAAGTAAAAGGCGGAAAGAAAAAAGTTAAGCTGAAAAATTTCCTGCCGGGATATATTTTAATAGAAGCCGACTTAGATGAAAAGGTAAGGAAATTCATTGCAAACACTCCCTCTATCATTAACGTAGTCGGAACGAAAAGCATAAAAGGACAAAAGCTCGAAGCTGTTCCTTTGAGATCTGCCGAGGTTAGTAGAATAAAAGCAATACTCGACAGCGAAACAAAAACAGAAAAAATCGACATTCAGCTTAAAGTCGGTGACCCTGTTAAAGTTACAAGCGGACCGTTCAATAATTTCAGCGGTAACGTTCTTGAAGTTAACCTCGAGAAGATGAAATTAAAAGTTATGGTAAGCATTTTCGGAAGAAAGACACCTATTGAGCTTGATTTCACTGAAGTAGAAAAAGAAAAATAA
- the rplA gene encoding 50S ribosomal protein L1, with translation MKLTKKQKKESQVADFSKEYNLTEAISILKKGEKAKFDESVDIAVNLGVDPKHADQVVRGTVSLPNGTGKSVRVLVIAKPEKQQEAKDAGADHVGYEDYLKKIGEGWTDIDVIIAAPDTMAELGKLGKVLGPRGLMPNPKSGTVTPNIGQAVKEVKGGKIDFRVEKTGIVHTSIGKLSFDENKIKENLSAFLNTIIKLKPSAAKGTYIKAITLSSTMGPGIKIDKNLPDLKSAA, from the coding sequence ATGAAACTCACTAAGAAACAAAAGAAAGAATCACAAGTAGCTGACTTCAGCAAAGAATATAACTTAACCGAAGCTATCTCTATATTAAAGAAAGGCGAGAAAGCAAAATTCGACGAGTCTGTTGATATAGCAGTTAACTTAGGCGTTGACCCTAAGCATGCTGACCAGGTTGTAAGAGGAACAGTTTCTCTTCCTAATGGAACGGGAAAAAGCGTTCGAGTTCTTGTTATTGCAAAACCTGAAAAACAACAGGAAGCAAAAGACGCAGGTGCTGATCATGTCGGATATGAAGATTACCTAAAGAAAATCGGTGAAGGATGGACTGACATTGACGTTATCATTGCAGCTCCCGATACTATGGCTGAGCTCGGAAAGCTTGGAAAAGTTTTAGGACCGAGAGGTCTCATGCCGAACCCGAAGAGCGGAACAGTTACACCAAACATTGGACAAGCTGTGAAAGAAGTAAAAGGCGGAAAGATTGATTTCAGAGTTGAGAAGACAGGCATTGTTCACACATCGATTGGAAAACTTTCATTTGATGAGAACAAAATTAAAGAGAACTTATCTGCATTTTTAAATACCATAATAAAACTTAAACCTTCTGCAGCAAAAGGGACATATATTAAAGCAATAACATTGTCGAGCACAATGGGTCCCGGAATAAAGATTGACAAGAATTTGCCTGATTTAAAATCAGCGGCATAA
- a CDS encoding LysE family transporter, with translation MILTLIGGFVLGYLLSMPPLGPTNVAVTVKAFKKETNEAIAIGAGAGFVDFFYILVAYGGVSLFLSFLPDSFRDYFYANQDIFIVVMTFIGCAVVIIYGFKIKKMKIDTGEITARQKEQIKDVLDKSKEVLHKTEENLEKVFHHKVIKKNGSSIFGNFLTGILLCISSVTLPASWIAIVTYFKGYNLISSEFLSGVLFGLGVFLGAVLWFYTWVKIISKNTHRIKPQALAKINIFVGYFLIALGGFLLYKAIDFTVSL, from the coding sequence TTGATACTAACTTTAATCGGCGGATTTGTTTTAGGTTACCTGCTTTCGATGCCTCCGTTAGGACCGACAAATGTTGCAGTTACTGTAAAAGCATTTAAAAAAGAAACTAACGAAGCAATTGCAATTGGCGCAGGAGCGGGATTTGTTGATTTTTTTTACATCCTTGTTGCATATGGCGGGGTGAGCTTGTTCTTATCTTTTTTACCTGATTCATTTCGTGATTATTTTTATGCTAATCAGGATATATTTATAGTTGTGATGACTTTTATAGGATGCGCAGTTGTTATAATATATGGTTTTAAGATTAAGAAGATGAAAATTGATACCGGTGAAATTACTGCAAGACAAAAAGAACAAATTAAAGATGTTTTAGATAAATCGAAGGAAGTTTTACACAAGACGGAGGAAAATCTTGAAAAAGTTTTTCATCATAAGGTAATTAAAAAGAATGGCTCGAGTATTTTCGGAAATTTTCTAACGGGAATCTTACTATGCATTTCTTCTGTTACACTTCCTGCATCCTGGATAGCTATAGTTACTTATTTCAAAGGATATAATTTAATAAGCAGTGAGTTTTTAAGCGGTGTTCTTTTCGGGCTTGGAGTTTTTCTCGGTGCTGTGTTATGGTTTTATACATGGGTAAAAATAATTTCAAAAAATACACACAGAATAAAACCTCAGGCTCTTGCAAAGATAAATATTTTTGTTGGGTATTTCCTTATTGCGTTAGGCGGTTTCCTCCTCTATAAAGCAATTGACTTCACAGTGTCGTTGTAA
- a CDS encoding GIY-YIG nuclease family protein — MFFVYILKSDSLNKYYVGHTDDIDKRISEHNSKRKHWTSNANDWCLFYKEEFESRSEAMKRERYIKSFKNIKKFLEFINK, encoded by the coding sequence ATGTTCTTTGTCTATATTTTAAAATCCGATTCTCTGAACAAGTATTATGTTGGTCATACAGATGATATTGATAAAAGAATTTCCGAACATAATTCTAAAAGGAAACACTGGACATCTAATGCTAATGATTGGTGTTTGTTTTATAAAGAAGAATTTGAAAGCAGAAGTGAGGCAATGAAAAGAGAACGGTATATAAAGTCATTTAAAAACATTAAAAAGTTTTTAGAGTTTATTAATAAGTAG
- the rplL gene encoding 50S ribosomal protein L7/L12, whose amino-acid sequence MSAVEELVDKISNLTLTEAADLKKALEDKFGVTAAAPVMMGGMAPAGGDGGAKQEEQTEFTVMLVDAGAQKINVIKAVKNATGLGLTESKALVEGAPKPVKENISKEEANKLKAELEAAGGKVELK is encoded by the coding sequence ATGTCAGCAGTAGAAGAATTAGTAGACAAAATTTCAAACTTAACTTTGACCGAAGCAGCCGATTTAAAGAAAGCATTGGAAGATAAATTCGGTGTAACAGCAGCAGCTCCTGTAATGATGGGCGGAATGGCTCCTGCAGGCGGCGATGGCGGTGCTAAACAAGAAGAGCAAACTGAATTTACCGTTATGCTGGTAGATGCAGGTGCGCAAAAAATCAACGTAATTAAAGCAGTTAAAAATGCGACCGGATTAGGTCTGACGGAATCAAAAGCCCTTGTTGAAGGTGCTCCGAAACCGGTTAAAGAAAACATATCAAAAGAGGAAGCAAATAAATTAAAAGCTGAATTAGAAGCCGCAGGCGGTAAAGTAGAGTTAAAATAA
- the rpoB gene encoding DNA-directed RNA polymerase subunit beta: MQEKIAELGLKPINPKNKRLTFSKSQFQSVPPDLLNVQVQSYRDFLQENVPVTKRKSQGLQKVFEDNFPISDSRETAILEFIEYYVEKPPYTILECQEQGLTYAVPIKVKLRLSTKPNAAAKDYNYTIEQDVYLGNLPYMTQRGSFIINGAERVIVSQLHRSPGVVFSESKHANGTMLYSARVIPYKGSWVEFTTDINDLLYAYVDRKKKFYFSTLLKALGINEKSKMLELFGLVEDAELTNNNYLDYVGRITVENVVDKDTGEDSGVEADTVLDEETLLTLLNSKIRKVKLFKADATDGEKVIFNTIMSDDDESDEYIEKPMIEAMEGKGKRGQAITDTEGESAKSYIEKLFFNTKKYDLGDVGRYKINYKLGLTIDPHITILTLEDIIEIISYIRDLVDGRKEVDDIDHLGNRRVRTVNEQLSSQFGLGLSRMVRTIREKMSIHDEENLTPSRLISARPITSALSSFFGTSQLSQFMDQTNPLSEMTHKRRISALGPGGLSRERAGFEVRDVHYTHYGRLCPIETPEGPNIGLISSLCIHSRINELGFIETPYRKVTNGRVTDEIEYLSAEKEDMYKIAQANEPIDAKGNFMNERVKSRFKGDFPMLSPAEVDYIDIATNQIVSPAAALIPFLEHDDANRALMGSNMQRQAVPLLRPESPYVGTGFEEIIARDSRSMITAEADGIVEYVSGDKIVVKYNVKEDSDESLLSFDDKQTVEYLLTKFLRTNQDTSINQKPVVVEGQRVKKGDILADGSSTEKGELALGRNVLVAFMPWRGYNYEDAIVISERIVAKDIFTSVHIEEFSLEVRDTKRGEEELTKEIPNVSEEATKDLDENGIVRIGAEVKEGDILIGKVTPKGETEPTPEEKLLRAIFGDKAGDVKDASLKATPGLKGIVINKKLFSRKTRDTDQKKEEKRRMEKYDSDRRKEVKEITLKFAEKVGILLEGKESAGIRDKKGHIVVKSGTTFKRDTFVNLIENNGYDFEDFDYDNEWTPNKRAGALIPEMYKNYRYKVNEVEEKYKRLKVKLTLGDELPTGVVKLAKVYVAKKRKLSVGDKMAGRHGNKGVVSKIVPVEDMPFMPDGTPVDIVLNPLGVPSRMNLGQLYETALGWVADNLGVKFATPIFDGASVEEIIGNLGKADLPQNSRTELFDGRSGEKFDQMVTVGYIYMLKLSHLVDDKIHARSIGPYSLITQQPLGGKAQFGGQRFGEMECWALQGYGASHILQEMLTVKSDDVTGRSKVYEAIIKGENLPEPGIPESFNVLLKELQGLCLDISLE; the protein is encoded by the coding sequence ATGCAAGAAAAAATAGCAGAACTGGGTTTAAAGCCAATAAACCCAAAAAACAAACGTTTAACATTTTCAAAATCTCAGTTTCAAAGTGTCCCTCCTGATTTACTTAATGTGCAGGTGCAGTCTTATAGAGACTTCCTTCAGGAAAATGTGCCTGTAACCAAAAGAAAATCTCAGGGATTACAGAAAGTTTTTGAAGACAATTTCCCAATCTCCGATTCAAGAGAAACAGCAATCCTTGAATTTATTGAATATTATGTGGAAAAACCACCTTACACTATATTAGAGTGTCAGGAGCAGGGCTTGACTTATGCCGTGCCAATTAAGGTGAAATTAAGATTATCAACAAAGCCGAATGCTGCGGCAAAAGATTATAACTATACAATAGAGCAGGATGTTTACTTAGGTAACCTGCCATACATGACCCAAAGAGGAAGCTTCATAATCAATGGCGCTGAGAGAGTAATCGTCAGCCAGCTTCACAGGTCTCCGGGTGTAGTATTCAGCGAATCAAAACACGCTAACGGAACGATGTTATACTCTGCAAGGGTAATCCCTTACAAAGGTTCATGGGTTGAATTTACTACGGACATCAATGATTTACTTTATGCATACGTTGACAGAAAAAAGAAATTCTATTTCTCAACTCTTCTTAAAGCACTCGGCATCAATGAGAAATCAAAAATGCTTGAGCTGTTTGGTTTGGTAGAAGATGCTGAGCTTACAAATAATAATTATCTGGATTATGTCGGAAGAATAACAGTCGAGAATGTTGTAGATAAAGATACAGGTGAGGATTCAGGAGTCGAAGCAGATACAGTATTGGATGAAGAAACATTGCTTACCTTGTTAAACTCAAAAATAAGGAAAGTAAAACTATTTAAAGCAGATGCTACTGATGGTGAGAAAGTAATTTTCAATACCATCATGTCAGACGACGATGAGAGTGATGAATATATAGAGAAGCCGATGATTGAGGCAATGGAGGGTAAAGGAAAACGCGGACAAGCGATTACCGATACCGAAGGTGAAAGCGCAAAGAGCTACATCGAAAAATTATTCTTCAATACGAAGAAATATGATTTAGGTGACGTCGGAAGATATAAAATAAATTATAAGCTTGGTCTCACAATAGACCCGCATATAACCATATTAACACTTGAAGATATAATTGAAATTATTTCATACATAAGAGACCTCGTTGACGGCAGAAAAGAAGTTGATGACATAGACCACTTAGGAAACAGAAGAGTAAGAACAGTGAACGAACAGCTTTCATCGCAGTTCGGTTTGGGTCTTTCAAGAATGGTGAGAACAATAAGAGAAAAGATGAGTATTCACGATGAGGAAAATCTTACTCCGTCAAGACTTATCAGCGCAAGACCTATAACAAGCGCGCTGTCTTCGTTCTTCGGAACAAGCCAGTTATCACAGTTCATGGACCAGACAAATCCGTTATCGGAAATGACGCACAAAAGAAGAATCAGTGCGTTAGGACCTGGCGGTCTTTCGAGAGAAAGAGCAGGATTTGAAGTTCGTGACGTTCACTATACACACTATGGAAGACTTTGTCCGATAGAAACACCGGAAGGTCCGAACATCGGTCTTATTTCTTCGTTGTGTATTCATTCAAGAATAAATGAACTCGGATTCATCGAAACTCCTTACAGAAAAGTTACTAATGGAAGAGTTACCGATGAGATAGAATATCTGTCAGCAGAAAAAGAAGATATGTATAAGATTGCTCAGGCAAACGAACCAATCGATGCCAAAGGCAATTTCATGAATGAAAGAGTGAAATCAAGATTTAAAGGTGACTTCCCGATGTTAAGTCCAGCGGAAGTTGATTACATCGACATCGCAACTAACCAGATTGTTAGTCCGGCGGCGGCATTGATTCCGTTCCTTGAACATGATGATGCAAACAGAGCGCTGATGGGAAGTAATATGCAGCGTCAGGCAGTTCCGCTTTTGAGACCTGAGTCTCCTTACGTCGGAACAGGATTCGAGGAAATCATTGCGCGTGATTCACGTTCGATGATAACTGCGGAAGCTGACGGTATAGTTGAATATGTATCAGGCGATAAAATCGTTGTTAAGTATAATGTAAAAGAAGATTCAGATGAAAGCTTGCTCTCATTTGATGACAAACAGACAGTTGAATATTTATTAACCAAGTTCTTAAGAACTAACCAGGATACTTCAATTAACCAAAAGCCTGTCGTAGTTGAAGGGCAGAGAGTTAAAAAAGGTGACATCCTTGCCGACGGTTCATCAACCGAAAAAGGTGAGCTTGCACTTGGAAGAAACGTTCTTGTTGCGTTCATGCCCTGGAGAGGATATAACTATGAAGATGCTATCGTTATCAGTGAGAGAATAGTTGCAAAGGATATTTTCACTTCGGTTCACATCGAAGAGTTCTCACTTGAAGTAAGAGATACCAAAAGAGGTGAAGAAGAATTAACAAAAGAAATTCCGAACGTAAGTGAGGAAGCAACAAAAGACCTTGATGAAAATGGTATCGTGAGAATCGGTGCTGAAGTAAAAGAAGGCGATATATTGATTGGTAAAGTAACTCCGAAAGGTGAAACCGAACCGACACCTGAAGAAAAACTATTGAGAGCAATATTCGGTGATAAAGCAGGCGACGTAAAAGATGCTTCGCTTAAAGCTACACCGGGATTAAAAGGTATTGTAATCAATAAAAAGCTCTTCTCCAGAAAAACCAGAGATACCGACCAGAAGAAAGAAGAAAAGAGAAGAATGGAGAAGTATGATTCGGACAGAAGAAAAGAAGTAAAAGAAATAACTCTTAAGTTCGCTGAGAAAGTCGGAATTTTGCTTGAAGGAAAAGAAAGCGCAGGAATAAGAGACAAGAAAGGTCACATTGTAGTTAAGAGCGGAACAACATTTAAGAGAGATACTTTTGTTAACCTCATTGAGAACAACGGATATGATTTTGAAGATTTCGATTATGACAACGAATGGACACCAAATAAAAGAGCAGGAGCATTGATTCCTGAGATGTATAAGAATTATAGATACAAAGTTAACGAAGTAGAAGAAAAATATAAAAGATTAAAAGTAAAACTTACGCTTGGCGATGAATTGCCAACAGGCGTAGTTAAGCTTGCAAAAGTTTACGTTGCTAAGAAAAGAAAATTATCTGTCGGTGACAAAATGGCAGGAAGACACGGAAACAAAGGTGTTGTTTCTAAAATTGTTCCTGTTGAAGATATGCCGTTTATGCCGGATGGAACTCCTGTGGACATAGTATTAAATCCGCTCGGTGTGCCTTCACGAATGAACCTCGGACAGCTCTATGAAACAGCTCTCGGATGGGTCGCAGATAATTTGGGAGTTAAGTTTGCTACTCCGATTTTTGACGGCGCAAGCGTAGAGGAAATAATCGGAAATCTTGGAAAAGCAGATTTACCGCAAAATTCAAGAACCGAATTATTCGATGGACGTTCAGGCGAGAAATTCGACCAGATGGTTACAGTCGGATACATCTATATGCTTAAGCTCTCACACCTTGTTGACGATAAGATTCACGCAAGGTCAATAGGACCATACTCATTGATTACTCAACAGCCGCTCGGAGGTAAAGCTCAGTTCGGTGGTCAGAGGTTCGGAGAGATGGAATGCTGGGCGCTTCAGGGCTATGGTGCATCGCATATATTGCAGGAAATGTTAACGGTTAAGAGTGACGATGTTACGGGAAGAAGTAAAGTATATGAAGCTATTATCAAAGGTGAAAACCTACCTGAACCGGGTATTCCGGAATCATTCAATGTGTTATTAAAAGAACTGCAAGGTCTGTGTCTTGACATTTCACTTGAATAA
- the rplJ gene encoding 50S ribosomal protein L10, translating to MDKDTKIKITGELTGLLDDSDALYFTDFSGMTVAEVDELRGEFYKSNIKYKVVKNTLAIRALKDSGKYSNVSEQLNGFLKGPTSIIFAKDDIVAPAKIIKKFSEKTEKPKLKAAFVDSVVYDSSKLGQLASLPSKKEIIAGILGSLNSPISGIVGSINAVMRDLASVIEEAAKKRAA from the coding sequence ATGGATAAAGATACCAAAATAAAGATTACCGGTGAGCTGACCGGATTGCTTGACGATTCCGATGCATTGTACTTCACCGATTTTTCGGGAATGACAGTTGCAGAGGTCGACGAGCTTCGCGGTGAATTTTATAAGTCTAACATAAAGTATAAAGTTGTTAAAAATACTTTAGCGATTAGAGCTTTGAAAGATTCAGGTAAGTACTCAAACGTATCAGAACAGCTCAACGGCTTTTTAAAAGGACCGACAAGCATAATTTTCGCAAAGGACGATATTGTAGCTCCGGCTAAAATAATAAAAAAATTCAGCGAGAAAACAGAAAAACCAAAGCTCAAAGCGGCATTCGTGGATTCAGTTGTTTACGATTCAAGCAAGCTTGGGCAATTGGCTTCACTTCCTTCAAAGAAAGAAATCATTGCAGGAATACTGGGAAGCTTGAATTCACCTATTTCGGGAATTGTCGGTTCAATCAATGCAGTAATGCGCGATTTGGCAAGCGTCATCGAAGAAGCTGCCAAGAAAAGAGCCGCTTAA